One Candidatus Thermoplasmatota archaeon DNA segment encodes these proteins:
- a CDS encoding SDR family NAD(P)-dependent oxidoreductase, which translates to MPDAMARLRDFEGQVAIVTGGTRGVGWEISRELASRGARVVLCSRNAEDAASTAQRLARESGVPARGVGADVADVGDARRLVGEAVAFGGRLDALVLNAGYPMEASLWETPILEIPPQEVEERFLKVFRVDLLGSAHLTRAAIPHLRQAGRGAIVYVASTPALVGYKGAPYTVAKAALLGLMRDVARECGPMGVRANAVALGNIRTAATYDTLSETDREALAAEAPLRRWGEPLEAARAIAFLASDDASFVTGQVLVVDGGTVMR; encoded by the coding sequence TTGCCCGACGCGATGGCGCGCTTGCGCGATTTCGAGGGGCAAGTCGCGATCGTCACGGGCGGGACCCGCGGCGTCGGCTGGGAAATCTCCCGAGAGCTTGCGTCCCGCGGCGCGCGTGTGGTCCTCTGCTCGCGAAACGCCGAGGACGCCGCGTCGACCGCGCAGCGGCTCGCACGGGAATCGGGGGTGCCGGCACGCGGCGTGGGCGCCGACGTGGCGGACGTGGGCGACGCGCGGCGGCTCGTCGGGGAGGCCGTGGCCTTCGGCGGACGCCTGGATGCGCTCGTGCTCAACGCCGGTTACCCGATGGAGGCGTCGTTGTGGGAAACGCCGATCTTGGAGATTCCGCCGCAGGAGGTAGAGGAGCGGTTCTTGAAGGTCTTCCGCGTCGATCTTCTGGGCTCGGCGCACCTCACGCGCGCGGCGATCCCTCACCTGCGCCAGGCCGGCCGCGGCGCCATCGTGTACGTCGCAAGCACGCCCGCGCTCGTGGGCTACAAGGGCGCCCCGTACACGGTCGCAAAGGCCGCGCTCCTTGGGCTCATGCGCGACGTCGCACGCGAATGCGGCCCCATGGGAGTCCGTGCGAACGCTGTCGCGTTGGGAAACATCCGGACGGCCGCGACCTACGACACGCTTTCCGAAACGGACCGCGAGGCGCTCGCCGCGGAGGCGCCGTTGCGTCGTTGGGGCGAGCCCTTGGAAGCCGCTCGGGCCATCGCGTTCCTCGCCTCGGACGACGCAAGCTTCGTGACGGGTCAGGTGCTCGTCGTGGACGGCGGGACCGTCATGCGCTAG